One Sparus aurata chromosome 23, fSpaAur1.1, whole genome shotgun sequence genomic window, GTAAATGATCCTATTATTTGTATATTAACATATATAtactttgtgtgtttaaatacagcatttaaaaaaaaaaaaaagctaaatagGTTGTTTAAACCGATTGCAGATCAAATTGATTAATTTACTAGTACTATGGCTCTGATGCAGTATGCAGTCTGCATATTAATTAGTAATTAAAGTTATCAAGTAAATGTAGCTGactaaaaagtgcaatatttccctaaatgtagtggaatggaagtataaagtggcagaaaatgaaaatacgaaAGCACAATCCTCCagaaagtacagtacttgagtaaatctacttagttacattaTATCACTGGCTGTTAGTATGCTTATAAGCATAACATCACGATCAATATATTGCTTAAATACAAGTGACATCATAATGCTCATAACTCGCAGCAAGACTATCATCTAGCTCTGTGTTCTCTTCTCCAGGCTGCTTTACAGTTAAACTCTCCGTACAAAACTTCCAGGCTGCGTCTCCAAAGGTTCTGCAGTATGTGATCAGTGCAGTGCTTTTACACTAGAGGGAGACATATGCCAAGATTATCTGTGCCATGAGCCACTGGTATCAGTCTCACCCACATGTATGAGGAAGATGTCTAGACTGAATGTTGCACAGATCAACAGTGATCTCATGAGCTGAGTCTGAAGCCTGCAATATCATGCTTTTACcagtacaaacaaacaaataaaacacatttctcatgtATGACTTGTGCAGAGATGTTAAATGTTATAGGTTATATGTGGCTTTATTTTTGTGACCTTTCACATTTGTCAGTTTCATATTCAAAGTGTGATGTGCTTTAATGgccacagcagccattttctgGCTCTCTGTACGTCAGTATTACAAGCCTACAACAACCTCTTGTTAGCCTAGAGGTGGAGATTTACTGATAATTCCCTCCTACTTTCAAAATGCATTGCGTTAAAGGTCACTGTAATATCTGACTTCAGTGGGAGGAATTAAAGTTTTTCTTCACGTTCATGCACATTTTAGTTCATAGCTTGTGCATGTGCTAGATTTGTGATCGAGAACAATGATTGTGGTTATTCTTGGAAAACCTTGGAAAACTGACATTCCTTTTGCCAATATTTTGAAACACTAATATTATGTGTTAACTCGTTTGAATTGTGCATAACACCTTGATTGTTTCTTTGACACTGTAGATTTAATAACTCAATgaagatataaataaatgaatctcAAATGTCAGAGGATCCACAAATATAATATTTGAACATGTTGAACTGTGCGATTTAAGTTCTGAACCTCTCCTGCTCACCTGCCTCTGAAGGCACCAAGCTACAACTCACTTTACTCGTCTAATAATTTTCAAAATTTGCATTGAGGTATTTCAAGTGATTTCACTGTTTGTGTCACAACTTGCCCTATGTTTGAATGAAGCCAAGAGGCAAAATGAAAAACTCAGCTCCCCACTGAATTCACACAGGGCAGCTGTGATATTTATTATAAAGTTCATCCAAAATGTAATGTCAACCAACATTGTAGAGTGAATACAGAAAGaattaaatatctttaaaacTTTAGAAAACGTATTATTATTGATCTCTTATATCATCTTCAAGTAACTTGCCCTTTTACGctttttaaagtctgatcttaatAAAATTGGCTTTAAAGAACCAGTGCGTAGGATTTAGTTTCATCTCGTGGTGTGGTTGCAGATTGCCAATAACTTAATTCCCCATTGCATTACCCTCCCTTCTGGTGACCGCTAAAAACACATAAGACCCTTTCTAAAAATGGTGTTTGGTTTGTACTTTCTAGGCTGATTTGGAGACACAGCGGAACTTAGGTGGACTCAGTGGAAGAGGGcccgctccctctgtagatCTTAAGGGCTCATTCTTAGGTAATAGAACACAAGTGTCCATAGCTTCAgctgattatacactaatgaaaacataattctgAATATTATATCAGATTTATGGCAATAGATCCCTCTATATCCTGCATACTGCATCTTTAAAAGAACCCAAATGTCATGCATCACAGAAACGTTGGTGAAGTCATGTGTAAAGTATCTTTATGCCGTCCTCCTGTGAAACACACTAGAGCAGAACCCCAGACATCTTTAAAAACTGTGCAAAAAACAGACAACTCTGCAATGATCTTACAGGCCATGACATACCTCACACTGTAATCTCGCCTCCCATCTAGAGGTTACAAATGGACAAGAGGAAGTTCCTTTGTTCTTACCAATCACATGGCATTACGGCCAATGTCATTTCATGTGCAATACAATTTGCTCATATACACAAATACTGTATAGAATAAGGCATCTCAGTGTAACACCGTATCAGTCagtagaaaatgaaataaatcaaagaaTTTGTAATTCAGCCATGGCAAGACAGATGAAAGTTTTTCTTACAATTTTACGGACAAAATGAACAACATGCATAAAAACATGTGATTGTGCAGGGAGCAGAAACATGTTAAAGCATGTAAAAACCTTACCACTGCAGATAACACAtcaaaaaacccaacaacaaaaacattactgTAAACCAAGTCAGCCTAGAGGCTGTAGTTAAGGCTAAGggtttttactcttttttttttacagttaacTGTAACCCAACAGAGTGCTGCATTTGTGTCAAAACCATAAGGCTACTACAACAAACACGTTTGTTTTAGAAAAAAGAGAATCTGTAATGTACATGAAAACCTTTGAAGCATGTTTTAATAATTTACTACAATCCTATATTACACACTGTGCATGTGCTGATAAACTTTGCTGTGACTTGTGTAAAATTGCCCACTTGAAGTTAGTTAAAAAGGGATTTGAAACTAGAATGCAGCTGCAAAACATCAAATGACAATATTTCAAAACAAGACTTTGGTGTACATAATACATCAAACATGGTGGGAGACACTGACAATGACCATAATATGTCCATTCATTATTGGTCTTTTCTGTACCGACTACTATTAGGTCACGGTGATTCCTATTTAAAATtgtgaggaaacaaaaaaaacaaaaaaaaaatccaaaacaacaAACGTAATGGTAGAACAGCCTCTTGAAAAGACCAGGAACGTGGCAGAATTTCATCAGCAGTTCCCCTTAATGTAAACTGACAATATGAAGAAGCTGTTTATGTTAACAAACTCCTATCTGATTGCAATTTGCCTGCTAAAGAAATCACATAGCCAGGCAAACAATAACAGCTTTAGTTATCTTTACAATATGTACAATTATTACATCATGTTGTTGGCAGCGGTCATGTGACAGTGTAAAGGATCTCCTTTTCATCCATTTCTCTCCGTTACTACATTCCATTTCGGTCGTTGACCCCTGAGTTTTTCACCTGACATTCAGTTGTTAGTTGCCTCGGTATGCTACAttggtgaaggtggaggtggcTCCTTTATACAAAGGATTGTTAGCctgtgaaatgaaaacagaggaaacagaggaaacagaggaaacGCTGTTTAATTCGGCCCCATACTGATATCCAACTTTTTGAAGTTTAGACTTTCCCCTTTAGAGGGCAATTATATGTTTGTACTGTATTTGCAGGGGATTCCTAACTGAAAAGCTGTTAGTGTATGCAGTTAGtgttttaattataattatttctCACCGTGTCCCATTTGGCTTTGgctctctcctcctcaaacTTGGCGAACTCTCTGCGGTCGTGGATGGTGACCAGCAGCTTCCAGATGAGCAGGCCAATAAGGCCCAGTAGCAGAATGGCTCCTGCTACCGCCATGAGCACCACCAAGATGTCTGGACCCTTAGGACAATCTGAGCGGATAAACAGAAAGGAGGgcagacagagaaaaggagcTCATTTCCAATGTTAATTTCCTTGATGATTGCTAAAGCAGTGGATCACTCTCATGAAAAGAAGCAACcactgcagtcaagtgtcagaAAATCCATTGCACAATTAACATGTGCATCATCTCTAAGTAACTGGGTTTTGTGGGTTGGCAGAGTGCAGATGTGGTTGATTGGCTGATGATATGTTCTTCAGAAAATAACACATCACACGATGCACACTCTGTTCccttgttgctgtttcctgccAGACACAGACTGGCCTACTAATTTACCAAATTATAATTGTCAGATTTCTGTCAGTTTAAATGACTCATACATGCACACAATCTCTCCCAGTACCTGGCTCTTTTACCACATACAGAATGGATTTGCCACTTTCATCTTCGTAATACTGGAAGTGCTCCAGGCAGTCATCCTCATCTTTGTATGAGCAATTCACTGCATTTCTTTGATGAAAAACTGTGGGATGAACGggataaaaagaagaaacagggtaATCAAAAAATTAATTTCAAGATAATAGCTGTTATCTTTAAAACATATTCATCAGTGCATAATATTTTAAGATCACAGTATCTAGTTAGATGTTCTCACCCAGATGGTCCACTAATTTGATTTCATCTTTGCAGATTCTATTGCAGCTGTTGTCTTTAAAGTACTGTCCTCTCTTGAAGTGTTGACACTCAACGCAGCGCCTGCAAGCAGAGTATTGACGCTCTTTAGTAGATATGATATGTAAGGGGTGGATGAATTATAAGTGAAGTAAGAGTGCAGCTACATCAGGCTAACTTGCCAGGACTGAACGTCTGTGGAGGAGCTTCTTCCCTCAGGCCATTCGAACAATAAACTCTCATAAACCAACATAACACACACTAAGCACACAccatatatcacacatacacaccctgCTACTTTGCACACagtcttccttctttttctgtAAATTCTTTGGTCATTGTCTCTTATTTATATCTAATTCTTGTTTATAATTGTATTTTCTGGTTGCactattttttttcacacagtcGACAGAGTGGTTGCAATTTCATTTCACAGCTGCTGTACTTGTATAATTGCATGTGATCAATAAACCTTTGAATCTTTGCATCTTGAATCTTGAAGTGTTGATATCCCCGACCGTTGTTGCTTCGAGAGAAGTTTGACCTTTCCCTGCTGTGCATGAAACCACACCTGAGTTTGTTCAAAATGTGTGTGGGAGAAGATGTTCTCATCCTGGAATGTGGGAACGTTATGCTGCAATGCGCGACCAGCCAGCTAAGTTAGTACATGAAATGTCTTTACACGATGGCAGAGACAGTTTATCACTTCAGATGAACACTTAAATTGTCAACTTTGGTCCACAACAAGTTAGCTCAACAGCCACTGCCATGACATTTTGTTTAGTTATAGTCCTTGATAATGGTCCTCCAGATATCATTTTCGTGACCTGACACAAAGTAATGATGATGTAATCATCTAGATTTTGTGTCAAagatatcaaacatgtttgctATTTCAAGGGCAGCACCAatgagtctgtgagcagtttAGGAGTTTTAAGACTGAATCTGTACAGCTCTCACATTATCAGATAATGTCGGCCAAACGCTGGTATCTACAAAGCTCTCAGAAAAGATTTCTCCTCTGATCATGCACAGGGGCAAAACGGGCCTACATCTACTCAGAACTCCTGTAGTGTGATCCCGGCCTAAAAGGATAAACCATTGCTTTCTGTGGAGCTCCATGAGTTTTCCTCTACCACCACCCTAAGGCTAAAATATGACTTTTGATATGAGATGGCTCAAAAACTAATTTTGATGAAAGACCGCAGGAAATTTGCTGAGCACATTCATTGTACCAAAGGATTAGAACGAAACAATTGCTTTAAGCCCCACAAGGCTTTACAAAATCTGTTCTGTCTAAAACATGACTGTTGCAGGATCCAAAGGATGGGACTTTATTCACCTGTTTTAGAGGTTTAGTTACATCCAGagtgtgttttatctgttttatgTCTATTCCCTCCTCTCTGGTCTCAGCTCAAACAGCTAGTTTGGAACTTACTCTTTTAAAGTACAGGAATCAGGACAGGTGGGGCATTTATCACAGGTAGCTCCATATGCACCAGGTGTAGTGCACTGACAAACCCCACAGTGGCAGTAACCCCGCCCACTGCACAGCAGGTCGTTGCTGGCAACGGACACGCAGGTCTCTTTTACGGTGGTGCAGTTACAGTTTTCTCCTTCCCAGCCAACGTCACACTTGCAGGATCCACAGTCACACTTCCCATGATCTGAAAGAATCAAAAAGGATAAGATGGTAGATGAGATGGTAAATGCTATGTACAGTTCAAATATAATATCTTCATAGTCACACGGGAGGGGCCAGGTGAACAAATCTACATAATCCAAATAACACAATTGCAAAATAAAGCTGCTATCGTTATAAACACGTTGAATGATTGGGCAAGTGTAGGCTTCCGCTGAACGTGTTTGTCGTTTCTGCAACCATGTAATTACTAATATTAGGTGTAACCTGGTACCatgtgttatttgttatttctgTACATAATATAACTACGAACACCAACTCACAGTGTCAGTCTTTGATGACCTGAGGATGACACTATCTTTATCcaggaagttgtttttttttttgctttgaaatGATGATCAGCATCTGACAGAAGTGGTCTTAAATTGATGGTATTTCACGAAGGATAATCCTACATGAAGAGTTGCTTCAATTACTACTAGTAGTAAGGTTGGAGTGCGGCTCTGTTAGTCTTTACATAACAAATCTGGTTTTATCCTGGTCACACATTAAGTAATTGCCCCTCAATGTTACTCAGCAGGAGACATTTCACACACCCCTTTTCATCCCCTCTCTGACAAAGGCAGGAAATGTTGTATTGGGAAAGTACACTAATGATGACTCCCATGTCCTTACAGgcaggcgcgcacacacacacacacacacacagagagaaagagagaaagagagagagagagagaaagagagagagacttttcCAAATTCTGTTCAAGAGTAGAAAGCACAAATGCCAGGCCACTCTAGGAACAGTGTTCGAATGACGCAACCCTTTCCTGACAGGATCTGGAGACAAGCTTTTCCCCCCTGGATTACAGAGAGACACCCTGCATCGGCACATTTAACCATCttagaaacaaagacagagcCCCTGAGACTTTAGAGTTCTCAGCAGGAACGCAAACAGGATTTGGCAATGGATGACTAAGAACAAAGTGAGTGACTCACAGCCCAGCTGGGTCAGACTGGGTGAGTGACTGGTAATGAAATATCACAGAGAGTCCAAGGGTCCCTAATTCCCGAGCTCAAAACAAATCATCTGCTGTTGTAAACTTGAGAAAACAATTCCCCAGTCTCCACCATATCAACTGCTGCTTCACTTTTAGATTGTGATTATAGTTGTTATGGGAGCAGACATTGTCACTGGTGGTTAATAATTAACGGTCTCACCTAAAAGGTGTAGCAATGCAGCCGCTGATTAATCTCTCTAACTCAATCAACAAGATAAGACAAAATCTTGGAAAAtctatgatattttttttcaaaacatttaaaaaccaatggatattttttgcagtgtagTTACTTAAACTTGACAAGAGTGAGTAGCTGTCTTGTTCTTATTAGTTGTATAGCCGATTCATAGACATAAAAGCATGTTAGTAGGTTtacatcatcctgctctctctgtgAGACTGCACAGTAATCCGGCCCATTAATCACATGTCTGAGCTTCAGACAAGGTTAACATGGCCTCCTATGATGAAAGGACaaacacagggaaaaaaacCAGAACAGTACAACAGAACATTTTTGTGTTGGTTACAAGACGAGAGGGAACAGAATCGAGTGCAGTTGGGGCAGAGCCACACTGGGGAGAAAAGAGGTTGGGCAAATTGCCAGCGGAGGAATGCAAACTTTCCTGTTCTCTCTTCCCTCATATTTATGGGCCCTGGGGCTGTGCTTGCTGACTCCTGCTCTCTGGCCCTGCACCGGTCCCACAGCCCCTCAGCGGAGGAAGAAATACACAGCTACAGGGAATATCACAGGCATGGAGCTTTTAGGAGACCTGGGTCACAGTAGCTCCAATTGAGCTGGGGCCGAGGGACGCTCATTCTTGAAAGACAATAACATCATGACACtgttgagacacagcaacttcCCGAATTGagctctgcagactgttttACACCAGTTATGGATTattgtgtggaggtgtgtgggTGGGCGGGTCGGGTGAGTGTCTGCGCCCAAACCCTGGGTGTCATCACTGAATGTCTTAATAGCTGTTACTCAGATAAACATCCTCCCTTAAGAAAGACTTCACACTCCTCGTTGCTGATATAAATAACATATATTCCAGGAGAATGTCTTGTCAACACATGCATGACTCCTCATCTTCTCCTTAGGTCATGGTGCACCCTCCCAGCCCAGAGTATGTTCTGTTTAGTTTTGGGTTGTAAGGCAATGAGGCTGTGATGCGTCTACCTGCACCATTTTGGACTACCTTGCATATCATGTTGCACTTTCAGTTAAATTCAGTTGAAACCAGCGTCCATGGAACTGTATGAAAATTGAATGTGATTTAGAATTTTCCTGTTTACCTGCAGTGGCAGAACAGGGTAAGCTACTGATTCCAGCTCTCCTGGTGACGGCTTAGACTTCCAAACATGGCAAGCCAAGAACAAagcttgaaaaaaagaaagaagcaaagAGGGCTCTCTTGAAAGTCGTGCAAGTGTGGAAACGAAAGGAGGCAATTTATAACACcaaaatggacaggaagttgGCTAAAACCACGACCACACGTATAGCAGCCTCAATTCTAAAAAGAGCATTCTGCAAATGAGTATTGCACCTCACATGAGACAGATTAAGATTTAGATCTAGATTTAGATCCCTGATTTCTAGCACCAAAAAAAGCATCCTCCTTTGCTTCTATACAAATGCAACCTGATAGCATCTTTAAATCATACCCTCCCTTcatgataaaaacatgtttttaaaactcATACATCTTCATATATAACACAGGACTTCTGTTAAACACTCTTAGTCAAAGAGGAAATACTTTGATGGCAACACTTGACAAAACTCCTTCAGAGCCACAGAAAGTAGGATCCCAAATTGTTAAAGTTGAAGTTCCCTTTTGACACACGTGAGATTTTCTTATTTCTATTCAATCAGTTAGTATGCTCTGCTTAATGTATATAAAGATAAAAGAGCAGTTTTCTATTCTGCTATTGCTCATCCCCCGTCACATGCCCAAACTGCTAGTAAAGGAAATTACCCAATGACAAAGCCTATTAAAGTTTTATCACTGCGATTGAGTAACTGTGCACTGAGCTGTGCAGACTTGAAATGGGGAGTGATGGTGCATCATGCTGCACGGCTGTGAGCGATAAGAAACACCAGTCTAACTCAGGACACACATCAAGTATACAGGCCTGGCAGAGGATTGTTGATTTGTAAGCATTACTTAGCAATTATTTACATGTCCTTTACAAACAAGCAAGGACTGTCATAATGAttgcacatttgtttttgaaaaggatGTGGATTCATGATTTGTCAAGCTAAGTATTAGAACACTATGTAAACTGACGAAGGTGTGTTTACAGACGAAGAGTGGCTGGAAACAAGCAGAGTACGTTCTGGTGAAGTCAGATTGCTGACAAGGAAAAGGAAGGGAAGGGCAACTTAATCCTTCCTGCTAACACTGTATTAAGTTAAACCTTTGCTTCACACAAAGTTACAAATCTAGCCATGCAGAAAGATTTGAGCAGAAACGTTCCTAGACTAGGTCATATTCAAAAGAAATTAAACAGGAGCACCTGTTTTGTGTCTCATCGCTTTCAGATCTATTGCACTGTAGCAAAATGTGATATTGGTGCTGGCGAAACAGCTAAGAGAGCTACCACTTATCACAACAGAAAGAAGTGTATCTACTCACCAGAACACAGTTTCCCTTTGAAGCGCAAGCAGTTGAAGTCATCACATTCGCAGTATTTGCCCCACACCTGACCAAACTCATTTGAATGGCAGGAGCACTGTCCACACAAACAGTTGCCTCTACCGCTGCAGATTGGGGTCCCCGGCTTTGGGATGCAGTTTACGTCATCCGATGGACTGTAATCGTCCACTGAACACTCACATCGTGGGCCCAGGCGACCTGggtgacactgacacacaccacACTCGTAAGTCCCGTTGCCGTTGCTACAGAGGGAGCTGTTAGCTTCAGCCTTTGcctcacagtcacagtcacaggcAAAATTCACTGTGACTTCCAGCGAATCCTTAAAGCCCCGAGGTTTGATGGTAAAGGTGCTGCTCTTCTCTTTGGGGCAGCCACGCAATTGAGCCTCCACGCTAAATGACACCTGAAGCAGAGGAAAAGTCTCATGACAATCTGTGTTTACATACCAGATGTGCATGTCACCATCTAAACTGATACGTACTGTGTCTCCAATCTTGAGGCCAGAGCAGGACTTAAGTCCTCGGATGACCTCTCCATTTAGGCAAGAGGCGTTGAAGGCCAGATTCAACTCCTCTGGGACACCCAGTAGCTCCAGCTCCACTTTAGAGCGGATTTTCTGCTCAACATAAAGTTGTTACCAgaagtcacttttttttttacatggaaTAGATAATATCAATTTACATGTTATACTTATTGTCCTAAGTTTTGAATATCCTCACCTCATAAGCCTCCTTAATGAGCTCAATAACATTTCCAGAGTCATCGGACAGTGTTCCCACAGTTGTGCCTGGAATGAGACGACTGTACTCCTGAGAAGACAGACATAACAGCAGGATGATGACCCagtattttggtttgtttttatatcAGCAAGTCAAAAAAAGTCATGCTGTGGCACAaacagtttagtttgtttaccGTGTAGAGTGGAAGCACATAGCTGGTGACAGCAAAAATTaaatttatgttgttttcagacattttctccGTCATGAGCGCCAAGGAGGGATAGTCCTGGGAGACAAAGAAGTAAATGGTATTCAATAGAAACTGGTTTTGTTCAACAACTCCAAAAACTATTGAAAACCcaagtgaataactgatgtaCTGAAATGATTGCCTGTACCAGAACGGTAGATTTGTTATACATATTGTCATCATCAAGGTGGCATTGACCATCATTAGGCTGGACGATTCCAGCTATACGTCCGTCCAGAGCGATGTGAGTTTTGGCATCAGTGGTGTACACCAAAAGGTGGGAGGCATCTGGACGCCAGCCAATCTTGTCCTAGTGATGATGGACACAGACATATGATGAGTAAAGACTTAacttgtatgtttgtatgtatttgaACATTCACCAGTGAGCGTGCATATGTACGTCTTACTTGTTCATACCTTGCACACCACAGCCTGCATGACAGCATCAAATCCACCCTCTGGAGCATCTCTGTTTCTGGACACCTGCTGTTTGTCCACCTCCTCATTAAAGCGAGCAACCTTCTCTGTCAGTGACAGCACATGCTTGAATCCAAACTGAGCCAGGCATTGCTCGTTAATTCTGTTGGAATAGGATATCAGATAAGGAgaaaattcattttaaattgttttaaacacagctggacGGAGCTTCTCCTTCTTCTGAAATGTAACACCAATCATAACTTCTCCACATACCCATAGCAAGGGTTTTCCACTGCCTCTGGAGGAAACATTAACATGTAAGGGGACAAGGTCTTGTCAACAAAGGCTCCAAACCCCATGCGTAGTTTGCTTGTGGTGCTGCCCATGCTCGCAGCGAGCTCATTGCCCAAGGTGCGAAGGCGAGCCAAGTCATCCTTCATTGAGAAGGAAAGATCCATCAGATAGTAGAGGTCCACTGGGTAGTCCTCCACCTGTTTCACAGACACGGTGAACCTCTTCGCATCACCTGTGAGAGAAAAAACGAGGgccagcagagagggagaggtgcaTTGTAGATTTCATGAATGTGTTATCAGTTGGTGTCCCTAAACctttaaacattaaattgaaATCACTCTGTTAAAGATGTTCACCCAGCTGTGGTGAATCGACTATAGGTGAATGTATAACAATGGTAAAGGGTCTGGTCTCTTATGGTATGTGTCCACAGGCCCACAACACTTCCTGGCGTTGGACAGATACACCCTTTGACGACAATGTACTTGATTGGACACATGTCACTAATGGGCTGTCTGCTCACAGATTTCAAGCTGGACCAACTTGGCGGGTCATTTGGAAACTTTCCCCTGTATTACAAAAATGGTTCTGAAgacattttagacaataaaataaacctTGCAGTTGCTGAATCTGCCTTCATCTTTACTTTACAATGGTAACGTTTTAGTGTTTCCAGAGATGGCAAATTGCATTGGACGCCCTTGATGTCTGTCATGTGGTTCAGTGATCTGATTTGACGAGTTGATAAACAGTCATAGTCAGATTGTTTGTCTCATCACCTGCCAAATACTTTTTGAAAGGGCCTGCCCTGTTCTAAAT contains:
- the itgb3a gene encoding integrin beta-3a is translated as MSSRLRYSSAMGSFLHRVVFLYLSLSSASNVYGSNICTSRGVTTCQQCLAVDPICAWCSQEEFGKGGSSASRCDLRQNLLDGGCASGDVEFPSSTLTIHEDAPLSDKASGTADDVTQIKPQKLSMTLRPGDAKRFTVSVKQVEDYPVDLYYLMDLSFSMKDDLARLRTLGNELAASMGSTTSKLRMGFGAFVDKTLSPYMLMFPPEAVENPCYGINEQCLAQFGFKHVLSLTEKVARFNEEVDKQQVSRNRDAPEGGFDAVMQAVVCKDKIGWRPDASHLLVYTTDAKTHIALDGRIAGIVQPNDGQCHLDDDNMYNKSTVLDYPSLALMTEKMSENNINLIFAVTSYVLPLYTEYSRLIPGTTVGTLSDDSGNVIELIKEAYEKIRSKVELELLGVPEELNLAFNASCLNGEVIRGLKSCSGLKIGDTVSFSVEAQLRGCPKEKSSTFTIKPRGFKDSLEVTVNFACDCDCEAKAEANSSLCSNGNGTYECGVCQCHPGRLGPRCECSVDDYSPSDDVNCIPKPGTPICSGRGNCLCGQCSCHSNEFGQVWGKYCECDDFNCLRFKGKLCSDHGKCDCGSCKCDVGWEGENCNCTTVKETCVSVASNDLLCSGRGYCHCGVCQCTTPGAYGATCDKCPTCPDSCTLKERCVECQHFKRGQYFKDNSCNRICKDEIKLVDHLVFHQRNAVNCSYKDEDDCLEHFQYYEDESGKSILYVVKEPDCPKGPDILVVLMAVAGAILLLGLIGLLIWKLLVTIHDRREFAKFEEERAKAKWDTANNPLYKGATSTFTNVAYRGN